One genomic window of Candidatus Pseudobacter hemicellulosilyticus includes the following:
- a CDS encoding FecR domain-containing protein, with protein MEQPAFDIAGPLIRYLEGAATVAETQAVEQWLKDRPENQQLYEQLKRSDWLLRQAAFYGSLQPEPGWQKLQAAIPELAALPVADKARVIPLRRTAWLRVAAAVLLLTIGYLLLPTRQTPVADTAQAAVIAPGREGAVLQLADGSRILLDSAGNGLLATEGGSRVLLDKGQLRYEAAATPASTAAFNTMSTPRGRQFQLSLPDGSRVWLNAASSIRYPTKFSGKERQVQVTGEAYFEVMPDSRRPFTVLVNGDSKVEVLGTAFNINAYADEQAIRTTLVAGAVRVTVGRRKLDLAPGQQALHNEIAQEPQLLSEVDIDKVTAWKNGLFNFENAGLEEVMRQIARWYDIEVVYENTVPRLFFGGKMSRGLQLDAVLKGLEGARVHFRLEGRRLIVMP; from the coding sequence ATGGAACAACCTGCTTTTGATATAGCCGGTCCGCTGATCCGGTACCTGGAAGGCGCTGCCACTGTTGCAGAAACGCAGGCAGTGGAGCAATGGCTGAAGGATAGGCCAGAGAACCAGCAGCTGTATGAACAGTTGAAAAGGTCCGACTGGCTCCTGCGGCAGGCTGCTTTTTATGGTAGCCTTCAGCCGGAGCCCGGCTGGCAGAAGTTGCAGGCGGCCATTCCTGAACTGGCAGCTCTGCCGGTCGCTGACAAGGCGCGCGTTATCCCCCTGCGGCGTACAGCCTGGCTCCGGGTGGCTGCCGCTGTGCTGCTGCTCACCATCGGTTATTTACTGCTGCCTACCCGGCAAACTCCTGTGGCTGACACCGCACAGGCAGCAGTCATAGCCCCGGGCAGGGAAGGGGCGGTGCTGCAACTGGCCGATGGCTCCCGCATCCTGCTGGACAGCGCCGGTAACGGCCTGCTGGCTACAGAGGGCGGCAGCCGGGTGCTGCTGGATAAAGGACAACTCCGGTATGAGGCTGCCGCAACACCCGCCAGCACTGCCGCTTTCAATACCATGAGCACACCCAGGGGCCGACAGTTCCAGCTCAGCCTGCCGGATGGCAGCCGGGTATGGCTCAATGCTGCGAGCAGCATCCGTTATCCTACAAAGTTCAGCGGGAAAGAACGGCAGGTGCAGGTTACGGGTGAGGCTTATTTTGAAGTGATGCCGGATAGCCGCCGGCCTTTCACTGTACTGGTGAATGGAGATAGCAAGGTGGAAGTGCTTGGGACCGCTTTCAACATCAATGCCTATGCCGACGAACAGGCCATCCGGACTACGCTGGTAGCGGGAGCCGTCCGGGTAACGGTGGGGCGCAGGAAACTGGACCTGGCGCCCGGGCAGCAGGCGCTGCACAATGAAATAGCACAGGAGCCTCAGTTGCTGAGCGAGGTGGATATCGACAAGGTGACCGCCTGGAAGAATGGCTTATTCAATTTCGAGAATGCCGGCCTTGAAGAAGTGATGCGACAGATAGCACGCTGGTATGATATTGAGGTAGTGTACGAAAACACAGTGCCCAGGCTGTTCTTCGGCGGTAAAATGAGCAGGGGATTACAGCTGGATGCCGTGCTGAAGGGCCTGGAAGGCGCCCGTGTACATTTCAGGCTGGAAGGCCGCCGGCTGATCGTTATGCCCTGA
- a CDS encoding RagB/SusD family nutrient uptake outer membrane protein, with the protein MSSINNTIKMLLLGTLLFPAAACNKEWLEAKPDKSLLLPVTVKDYQALLENYSVLSRSFVILGECTTDDTYLPYNTWLSLSEEERNIYVWAKDPYTANDVTSWNATWQAVLNSNVALEGIEKVAVTTVNEKDWRSVKGQALAQRAFSFFNLTQVFCRQYDPQTAATDLGIPLKLSADINEPVQRSTLQQTYDRITGDLETAKTLLPDIQPVRGRPSSVGVAGLLARIYLSMGRYADAYRNADEYLQHTNTLIDYNTVNGTRSYPFTALNEEVSWHCELSSTTMLGNRSGLVDTLLYRSYSDNDLRKTLFYTTGGVLFRGMYTGFRNYLFCGIATDEQYLIRAECLARTGRINDAMEDLRTLLEKRYLPNTYVSPVVNDETAALQVILAERRKELYLRGVRWSDLRRLNLDPRFQVTLKRILDGQEYTLPPNDNRYTFPIPKGEIDISGIAQNP; encoded by the coding sequence ATGTCATCTATCAACAATACAATAAAAATGCTCCTGCTGGGCACGCTGCTTTTCCCGGCGGCGGCCTGCAACAAGGAATGGCTGGAAGCCAAACCCGATAAATCACTTTTGCTGCCGGTAACTGTCAAGGATTACCAGGCACTGTTGGAAAACTACAGCGTATTATCCAGATCGTTCGTGATACTGGGCGAATGCACCACAGACGATACTTATCTGCCCTATAACACCTGGCTTAGCCTGTCGGAAGAGGAACGGAATATATATGTCTGGGCAAAGGACCCTTATACCGCTAATGATGTGACCAGCTGGAACGCAACCTGGCAGGCAGTCCTCAATAGCAATGTGGCATTGGAAGGAATTGAGAAAGTGGCGGTCACCACAGTGAATGAAAAGGACTGGCGCTCGGTGAAGGGGCAGGCGCTGGCGCAAAGGGCTTTCTCCTTTTTCAACCTGACGCAGGTGTTCTGCAGGCAATATGATCCGCAGACAGCGGCCACCGACCTGGGGATTCCGCTCAAGCTAAGCGCGGATATCAACGAGCCCGTGCAGCGCAGCACCCTGCAGCAGACCTACGACCGGATCACCGGCGACCTGGAAACCGCCAAAACACTGTTGCCGGATATCCAGCCGGTGAGGGGGCGTCCTTCTTCTGTTGGCGTAGCCGGCCTGCTGGCCCGCATCTATCTTTCCATGGGCCGCTATGCCGATGCCTACCGGAATGCCGATGAATACCTGCAGCATACCAATACCCTTATCGACTACAATACGGTGAATGGCACGCGCTCCTATCCTTTTACCGCGCTCAATGAGGAAGTGAGCTGGCATTGTGAGCTGAGCAGCACAACAATGCTCGGCAACCGCAGCGGCCTCGTGGACACCCTCCTGTACCGCTCCTATTCTGATAACGATCTGCGCAAAACGCTTTTCTACACAACAGGCGGCGTACTATTCCGGGGTATGTATACCGGCTTTCGGAATTATCTTTTCTGCGGCATTGCTACCGATGAGCAATACCTGATCCGGGCGGAATGCCTGGCGCGGACTGGCCGCATAAACGATGCTATGGAGGACCTGCGCACCTTGCTGGAAAAACGTTACCTGCCCAATACCTATGTATCGCCCGTTGTGAACGATGAAACAGCGGCCCTGCAGGTGATCCTTGCCGAGCGAAGGAAGGAGCTTTACCTGCGGGGCGTCCGCTGGTCGGACCTCCGGCGCCTCAACCTCGATCCCCGCTTCCAGGTAACACTCAAAAGGATACTGGATGGCCAGGAGTATACGCTGCCGCCTAATGATAACCGGTATACCTTCCCCATCCCCAAAGGAGAGATCGATATCTCCGGCATAGCGCAAAATCCATGA
- a CDS encoding ABC transporter ATP-binding protein has translation MQTPILQVERLSHRYSHQWAIRDISFEISQHGIVGLLGSNGAGKSTTMNIMCGVLNQTEGVVRINGIDLRKDPREAKKQLGFLPQNPPLHYDMTVDEYLVHCAHLRQLDKASVRPAVEAAKERCGVAHFSNRLIKNLSGGYRQRVGIAQAIIHRPRLVVLDEPTNGLDPNQILEVRKLIREIAEERAVIFSTHILSEVQAICKDIKMIEGGRVVFADTMEAFNNYLAPDSILVEMEWLPPVEGLQAVPGIVRAEILSPRQARLFFDGSGKVTETFIRKSVRMDWPLQEIYLERSSPDSIFARLSGHTPK, from the coding sequence ATGCAAACACCCATTTTACAGGTGGAGCGCCTGTCGCACCGCTATAGCCATCAGTGGGCTATCCGGGATATCAGCTTTGAGATCAGCCAGCACGGTATTGTAGGCCTGCTGGGCTCCAACGGCGCCGGTAAATCCACTACCATGAACATTATGTGCGGCGTACTGAACCAGACGGAGGGCGTTGTCCGCATCAACGGCATTGACCTTCGGAAAGACCCCCGTGAGGCAAAGAAACAGCTCGGCTTCCTGCCGCAGAACCCGCCACTGCATTACGACATGACGGTGGATGAATACCTGGTCCACTGCGCCCACCTCCGGCAGCTGGACAAGGCCAGTGTCCGGCCGGCCGTGGAAGCCGCCAAGGAGCGTTGCGGGGTAGCCCATTTCAGCAACCGGCTGATCAAAAACCTCTCCGGCGGCTATCGCCAGCGGGTGGGCATAGCGCAGGCCATCATACACCGGCCGCGGCTGGTGGTGCTGGATGAACCCACCAACGGACTGGATCCTAATCAGATCCTCGAAGTGCGTAAGCTGATCAGAGAGATCGCGGAAGAAAGGGCCGTGATCTTTTCTACCCATATCCTGTCCGAAGTGCAGGCTATCTGTAAGGACATCAAGATGATTGAAGGCGGCCGGGTAGTCTTTGCCGATACCATGGAAGCGTTCAATAACTACCTGGCCCCTGACAGTATCCTGGTGGAGATGGAGTGGCTGCCTCCTGTTGAAGGGCTGCAGGCCGTACCCGGGATTGTGCGTGCTGAAATACTGTCGCCCCGTCAGGCCCGTCTTTTTTTTGACGGGTCCGGTAAGGTAACGGAGACCTTTATACGCAAATCGGTGCGCATGGACTGGCCGCTGCAGGAGATCTACCTGGAAAGGAGCTCGCCCGATTCCATTTTTGCCCGGCTGTCCGGCCATACCCCCAAATAA
- a CDS encoding TlpA disulfide reductase family protein, whose protein sequence is MHYACRLCFVLFVGWIAPAVYGQSGFQVTVVCPSIQEDSLFLSMKDAFSREQGSWTGARAEAGGIYHFKVQTTRAYGYFSLLEESPAGYAYADQYRAIPFLIDYCWQAGDSITILVDRRYPDKPRTYHEPYDFTRSFSGTGAAKLRLKEALQHAADTRTGPERPFWEDSTQRSHYDPNLVKLQACLLVLDQYRDSVPDFIYQLHRAKIVTTCYSIGSYFYRLRLGYAATVGKPAARARFLDAYRMSMAARYSLAVDSNWLPASNSYLHFLYGKINFENYLRTGTDDPDADLKTIAAGYSGALRDRLLLQVIRADKGTRHFDTLYDWVARMAKDPYTRKELAAIRGRLPGQPAFEFALPDTNGTIHRLADYKGRTIMVDVWFTGCGACEYVYKNVLKPAKELLQDHKDILFLSICIDTGKKTWLKSIRSGSYTSAKALNLYTAGKGSDQELLRYYGINAYPTLFIIRPDGTMHRFYENRTAADLASPEILAEVLKATAGAGAHALAQ, encoded by the coding sequence ATGCATTATGCGTGCAGGCTTTGTTTTGTGCTGTTCGTTGGCTGGATAGCCCCGGCAGTGTACGGACAATCCGGTTTTCAGGTGACCGTTGTATGCCCTTCCATCCAGGAGGATTCCCTTTTTCTCTCCATGAAAGATGCGTTTTCCCGGGAACAGGGAAGCTGGACCGGCGCCCGCGCAGAGGCGGGCGGAATATATCATTTCAAGGTGCAGACAACCCGCGCGTATGGCTATTTTTCTCTGCTGGAGGAATCGCCGGCCGGTTATGCGTATGCAGATCAGTACCGCGCCATCCCTTTTCTGATCGATTACTGCTGGCAGGCGGGGGACAGCATTACTATCCTTGTGGACAGGCGGTATCCGGACAAACCCAGAACATATCATGAGCCCTATGATTTTACCCGTTCCTTCTCGGGGACAGGCGCTGCAAAATTACGGCTGAAAGAAGCCCTGCAGCATGCTGCCGATACCAGGACCGGACCGGAAAGGCCATTCTGGGAAGATAGTACCCAGCGCAGTCATTATGATCCCAACCTGGTCAAGCTGCAGGCCTGCCTGCTGGTGCTGGACCAGTACCGGGATAGTGTACCCGATTTTATTTACCAGCTGCACAGGGCGAAGATTGTAACCACCTGCTATAGTATCGGCAGTTATTTTTACCGGCTGCGGCTCGGCTATGCGGCAACGGTCGGTAAGCCCGCCGCCAGGGCCCGGTTCCTGGATGCATACCGGATGAGTATGGCTGCCCGGTATTCCCTGGCGGTAGACAGCAACTGGCTGCCTGCTTCCAACAGTTACCTGCATTTCCTGTATGGAAAGATCAATTTTGAGAATTACCTGCGTACCGGTACAGATGATCCGGATGCCGATCTGAAAACTATTGCAGCTGGTTATTCAGGCGCCCTGCGGGACAGGCTGCTGTTGCAGGTGATCCGCGCAGACAAAGGCACCCGGCATTTTGATACGCTCTATGATTGGGTAGCCCGCATGGCGAAAGACCCATATACCAGGAAAGAGCTGGCCGCCATACGTGGTCGCCTGCCCGGTCAGCCGGCGTTTGAATTTGCCCTGCCGGATACCAATGGGACCATTCACCGGCTGGCGGATTACAAAGGCAGGACCATCATGGTGGATGTCTGGTTCACCGGTTGCGGCGCCTGCGAGTACGTCTATAAAAATGTGCTGAAACCTGCCAAGGAACTGCTGCAGGATCATAAGGATATCCTTTTCCTGAGTATCTGCATTGATACAGGGAAAAAGACCTGGCTGAAAAGTATTCGTTCGGGTAGCTATACATCGGCCAAGGCCCTGAACCTGTATACCGCCGGTAAGGGTTCTGATCAGGAGTTGTTACGGTACTACGGCATCAACGCCTATCCCACACTTTTTATCATCCGGCCCGATGGGACCATGCACCGTTTCTATGAAAACCGCACTGCTGCCGACCTGGCTTCGCCGGAGATACTGGCGGAAGTGCTGAAAGCAACTGCCGGTGCAGGCGCTCATGCACTGGCGCAATAA
- a CDS encoding SusC/RagA family TonB-linked outer membrane protein, protein MEFMALSIRGRMPANAALRADWRNRRSGLRWLTKTLLVMKLTFILLTAAFLQVQASGFAQKVSVEGKDLTLRKIFNLVEKQTGYVFFFNREDLLNARPVSVKADGMQLEDFLTLVLKDQQLDFRIEDRTIMLSRRPLELPEARRKDFLTLYNALPISGTVTASGGQPLLGATIRIKGKAAITLTDEKGQFSLQADPGDILLVSYVGYTTQEHTVRNADPVRIVMIPLQQNLDTTEVVLSTGYQQLPRERATGSFAQPDKQMFEARVSTDLVSRLEGITSGYVYHRGGDLATNESPLKIRGRSTIFANTEPLIVVDNFPYDGDITNINPNDIETINILKDAAAASIWGARAGNGVIVITTKKGRVNRPLRVSLNSNVTVSAKPDLKYTPQYLPSSDLIDLETYLFNQGYYDNQFTNPNYPVVTPVVELLQQQRLGQIEADELKTRLDALRSIDVRDEIGQYFYRPAVNQQYALSLNGGGERNTYYLSVGYDKNLSTQKGSDYDRVTINLDNMFRPVKNLTLTGGLQYARTNQEGNQALANTAFYGSFLYPYAQLKDAAGNNLPINKELSNAYLSTVEEKGFLNWQYYPLDELNGGYDLSHTAVSDLRLNGSATYELIRGLKASVRYQFQQYNSEGSSLHSVESYFSRRLINMFSQVDASGRVTGYNIPMGGILSRSSEVSHSNNIRGELSYDGSWKNHDLVVLAGIEQRELVRSSEGSMFYGYDDATATYSTVVTGVGFNTNPNSGGFISDGLSVGGQTDRFRSYYGNAAYTYAGRYTLSLSGRIDQSNYFGVKSNQRSVPLWSAGAKWDIHKESFYRAGWLPELSFRTSYGFNGNLDRNLAAVTTLMVLSGGMFGTLIDGVPFAIISNIGNPELRWEKVGMLNLGIDFALKDRLLSGTVELFFKKGMDLIGDQQLAPTAGVTNLRGNYAGIKGKGIDLTLNTKSFGRRLRWNASLLASWAAEKISSYSAPVTYFSSLVDNGSSIHTYVGKPVSGIFSYKWAGLDPANGDPQGYDAEGHLSKDYFGLTFPMSIDEIVYSGPGRPVVYGGLRNTISYKQLSLSFNISYKLGYYFRRGTVNYPMMISSYQMHEDYLDRWQQPGDELKTTVPSFQYPVNSMREFFYGNSEATVEKGDHIRLQDISLSYTAANFRLLKLPMQSFQFYVYANNIGLLWKATSSRLDPDYPTGGFPAPRTIAAGIKASF, encoded by the coding sequence ATGGAATTTATGGCTCTTAGTATCCGCGGCCGGATGCCCGCGAATGCCGCATTGCGGGCTGACTGGCGCAACCGGCGCTCCGGCCTGCGGTGGCTCACCAAAACGCTGCTCGTGATGAAACTGACTTTTATTTTATTAACGGCCGCCTTCCTTCAGGTCCAGGCATCCGGCTTTGCCCAGAAGGTATCGGTGGAAGGGAAGGACCTGACCCTCCGGAAAATTTTCAACCTGGTGGAGAAGCAGACCGGCTACGTGTTCTTTTTCAACCGGGAAGACCTGCTGAACGCCCGCCCCGTATCGGTGAAGGCCGATGGGATGCAGCTGGAAGATTTCCTGACACTGGTGCTGAAGGACCAGCAGCTTGACTTTCGCATAGAGGACCGGACCATCATGCTGTCGCGCAGACCGCTGGAGCTGCCGGAAGCGCGGCGAAAAGATTTTCTGACACTGTACAATGCCCTGCCCATCTCCGGTACGGTGACTGCATCCGGCGGCCAGCCGCTGCTGGGCGCTACCATCAGGATCAAAGGGAAAGCGGCCATTACGCTCACCGATGAGAAAGGACAGTTCAGCCTGCAGGCGGATCCGGGCGATATACTCCTGGTCAGCTATGTAGGCTATACAACCCAGGAGCATACGGTACGCAATGCCGATCCGGTCCGGATTGTTATGATCCCGCTGCAGCAAAACCTGGACACTACCGAGGTGGTGCTGAGCACGGGCTACCAGCAGCTGCCGCGGGAAAGGGCTACCGGCTCCTTTGCGCAGCCGGATAAACAAATGTTCGAGGCCCGGGTATCCACCGACCTGGTGAGCCGGCTGGAAGGCATTACCAGCGGCTATGTCTATCACCGGGGCGGCGATCTGGCCACCAACGAATCACCGCTGAAGATCAGGGGGCGCAGCACCATCTTTGCCAATACAGAACCGCTTATTGTAGTGGACAATTTTCCCTACGATGGCGATATCACGAATATCAATCCGAATGATATTGAGACCATCAATATCCTCAAAGATGCCGCGGCCGCCTCTATCTGGGGCGCCAGGGCCGGCAATGGCGTGATCGTGATCACTACTAAAAAGGGAAGGGTCAACAGGCCGCTGCGGGTGAGCCTGAACAGCAATGTGACCGTATCGGCCAAACCAGATCTGAAATACACCCCTCAATACCTGCCCTCCTCCGATTTGATAGACCTGGAGACCTATCTCTTCAACCAGGGCTATTACGACAACCAGTTTACCAATCCCAATTACCCGGTCGTAACGCCTGTGGTGGAGCTGCTGCAGCAGCAACGCCTGGGACAGATAGAGGCCGACGAGCTGAAAACCAGGCTGGATGCGCTGCGCAGCATCGATGTCAGGGATGAGATCGGCCAATATTTCTACCGGCCGGCTGTGAACCAGCAGTACGCGCTTTCGCTGAATGGGGGCGGGGAGCGGAATACGTATTACCTGTCGGTGGGCTATGATAAGAACCTCAGCACGCAAAAAGGCAGCGATTATGACCGCGTCACCATCAACCTCGATAATATGTTCAGGCCGGTGAAGAACCTGACCCTTACCGGCGGCCTGCAGTATGCCCGTACCAACCAGGAAGGTAACCAGGCGCTGGCCAATACCGCCTTCTATGGCAGCTTCCTGTATCCTTATGCGCAGCTGAAAGATGCAGCAGGTAATAACCTGCCCATCAATAAAGAGCTGTCCAATGCCTACCTCAGCACCGTGGAGGAGAAAGGCTTTTTGAACTGGCAGTATTATCCGCTGGATGAGCTGAACGGCGGCTACGATTTGAGCCATACGGCCGTCTCCGACCTGCGGCTGAACGGCTCCGCAACCTATGAGCTGATCAGGGGCCTGAAAGCCAGTGTCCGTTACCAGTTCCAGCAGTATAATTCGGAAGGCAGCAGCCTGCATTCGGTGGAAAGCTATTTCTCCAGGCGGCTCATCAATATGTTCTCCCAGGTGGATGCTTCGGGCCGGGTGACAGGCTACAATATCCCAATGGGTGGTATCCTGAGCCGCAGCTCGGAGGTCAGTCATTCCAACAATATCCGGGGCGAGCTGAGCTACGACGGCAGCTGGAAGAACCATGACCTGGTGGTGCTGGCGGGCATCGAGCAGCGCGAGCTGGTGCGGTCTTCCGAAGGCTCTATGTTCTATGGATACGACGATGCCACGGCTACCTACAGTACCGTCGTAACGGGCGTCGGGTTCAACACCAATCCCAATTCCGGCGGTTTCATCTCCGACGGCTTGTCGGTAGGCGGGCAAACGGACCGCTTTCGTTCCTACTATGGCAATGCCGCTTACACCTATGCCGGGCGGTATACGCTATCGCTCAGCGGACGCATCGACCAATCCAACTATTTCGGCGTGAAGTCTAACCAGCGATCAGTGCCGCTCTGGTCGGCCGGCGCTAAATGGGATATTCACAAGGAATCTTTTTACAGGGCGGGCTGGCTGCCTGAGCTGAGCTTCCGGACCTCTTACGGCTTCAACGGTAATCTCGACCGGAACCTGGCTGCAGTGACGACACTGATGGTGCTCAGCGGGGGCATGTTCGGTACCTTGATAGACGGCGTTCCCTTTGCTATCATCAGCAATATCGGCAATCCCGAGCTGCGCTGGGAGAAAGTAGGCATGCTGAACCTGGGGATAGATTTTGCCCTGAAGGACCGCCTGCTGAGCGGCACCGTTGAGCTCTTCTTTAAAAAAGGGATGGACCTGATCGGCGATCAGCAGCTGGCGCCCACCGCGGGCGTCACCAACCTGCGGGGCAATTATGCAGGAATAAAAGGCAAAGGAATTGATCTTACCCTGAATACGAAATCCTTTGGCCGCCGGCTCCGGTGGAATGCCAGTCTCCTGGCCAGCTGGGCGGCGGAAAAGATCTCCTCCTATTCTGCACCGGTCACCTATTTCTCCAGTCTCGTGGACAATGGTTCCAGCATTCACACCTATGTGGGCAAGCCCGTGTCGGGCATCTTCAGCTACAAATGGGCGGGGCTGGACCCTGCCAATGGAGATCCGCAGGGATATGATGCGGAAGGCCATCTCAGCAAGGACTATTTTGGGCTCACCTTCCCGATGAGCATCGATGAGATCGTTTACAGCGGGCCCGGCCGGCCGGTCGTATACGGGGGGCTGCGGAATACCATCAGCTATAAGCAGCTCAGCCTCTCCTTCAACATCAGCTACAAGCTGGGCTATTATTTCCGGAGAGGAACGGTCAATTATCCGATGATGATCAGCTCGTACCAGATGCATGAGGATTACCTGGACCGATGGCAGCAACCCGGTGACGAACTGAAGACCACCGTACCTTCCTTCCAGTATCCGGTCAACAGCATGAGGGAATTTTTTTATGGCAATTCCGAGGCAACGGTGGAGAAAGGGGACCATATCCGGCTGCAGGATATCAGCCTAAGCTATACGGCCGCCAATTTCAGGCTGCTGAAGCTGCCTATGCAAAGCTTCCAGTTCTATGTATATGCCAATAATATTGGCCTGCTCTGGAAAGCGACCAGCTCCCGCCTGGATCCTGATTATCCTACGGGCGGGTTCCCCGCCCCGCGTACCATCGCCGCCGGAATAAAAGCCAGTTTCTAA
- a CDS encoding sigma-70 family RNA polymerase sigma factor — protein MSVTTPYHDAELLALLEAGDAAAFRSVYQEHYRQLLYFGFQLVQDLPQAEDLVTEAFVSLWKSRGQLKSRAHLKSYLFLAVKHGAIDWLRAQQTQSALHQQLLQSGASEENRVEALLAESEFMRLLTEELEQLPVQCARVVRHILFDGMTTAEVAAAMNISTKNVLNQKLLAIKKLRQGLLKKGLLEIFFLFSKFFC, from the coding sequence TTGTCCGTAACCACCCCATATCATGATGCCGAACTGCTGGCCTTGCTGGAAGCAGGCGATGCAGCTGCTTTTCGTTCGGTTTATCAGGAGCACTACCGACAGTTACTGTATTTCGGGTTTCAGCTGGTGCAGGACCTGCCCCAGGCCGAAGACCTGGTGACCGAGGCTTTTGTCAGTCTCTGGAAATCACGCGGGCAGCTCAAAAGCAGGGCGCATCTAAAATCCTATCTTTTCCTGGCCGTAAAACATGGGGCCATCGACTGGCTGCGGGCGCAGCAAACGCAGTCCGCTCTTCATCAGCAGCTGCTGCAATCGGGCGCGTCCGAAGAAAACCGGGTAGAGGCCCTGCTGGCCGAATCGGAATTTATGCGCCTGCTCACCGAAGAGCTGGAACAGCTGCCGGTCCAATGCGCCCGCGTGGTGCGCCATATCCTTTTTGACGGCATGACCACGGCCGAAGTGGCTGCTGCTATGAACATCAGCACTAAGAACGTACTGAACCAGAAATTGCTCGCCATTAAAAAACTTCGACAGGGCCTGCTCAAAAAAGGGCTGCTGGAGATCTTCTTCCTGTTCTCGAAATTTTTCTGCTGA